A segment of the Corylus avellana chromosome ca2, CavTom2PMs-1.0 genome:
CTAGCCATTGGATCCTACCTCCGGCTAAGCTGTTTTTAGGGCCAGTCTcttaaatagaaaagataaCCCTTTCTATGAACCCATGTGCTGACGTCTCTAGACTTCCTAACATGCAaacctttctttatttttatttttattttttttaaaaaaaaaaaagaaacaaaaacaaaaacaaaaaatcttccCTAGTGATATTCTACCATGGAACATTCATCaaagttttgattttaaaaacttacCTAAAATCTCTCCTAAACCATGTCCCACATTGATTATCACAAATTGAGTTttcaaaataacttaaaatccTTCGTACTCACATGCCACAATGATTAACAAGATTTGAGTTTCAAATTTCTTAAAACTACTCCAAAAATTGCATAACTTGGAGACTTcacccaaaaaccctaattttcctAGAAGTCTAGAACCTTCAATCCATTCAGCAATCCCTTGCTTTCTCTCAAAATTCCTTTCACCAAAACTCCAAGGCACACGTGAGAGAGGAATGAAGGAAATCTAAGTTCTCATCCAATTAAGTTTCAAAAACCGATTCTCTTTGCAAGTAAATGTCACCATGCATgctctttaaaattttgttgttcCAAATTGATCATGTTTTATTCTTAACTTTTTCAAGCATTTTATCCAATGAGAATTTGATATTCTAATTGGATGAAATGAAAATGGTTATggtaaaagaagagagaatgaatTGTGAAAATGGATCAGGGAATGTTCTCCCTCCAGCTTTTAGTTCTTAAACATCATAgtacacaaaacaaaatattttatttaggattCTTATTGATCTCACAAGACtaccaaataatataaaaatgagagttttctctcaaattaatttattaaaatgacaTTTGTCTTTAAAACACATAATTCTCACCTACTATACATGTGAGAATCGCATATTCTAAGACAGATATCAGTTTAATAGaccaaattgaaacaaaatttctAGAATCCAGTTTACAGGTAATTAGAATTTGGAGAATGTATTTACATGTTGACTTGACGTGTTTCATTTTATtcaaagcttaagcttatagaaagagatgaatttaacatttttatcaatactttaacaatttcTCTCACactcaaactccatttttaaCCTATGAAGCCtataatgtaaaatatataaCTGATCTATAACactaaaaatacataaatttaataatataataaatactttttaacatattATACAACCCATAGCAGAAAGATaccttacacacacacacacacacacacacacacatatatatatatatatatatatatactcacacaAAGTTACAAACAACATTTTCAGTTTCAAATGAAGAGCTAGCTAGCACGCCGGCACTCACGTGGGCGACCCTGAGGAAATCGCTTAAAATCAGTGCAATAGTTGTAAATCATGAAGTACTTTTGCACCCATCTGAGTCGTCTTCGCCCATTTGCATCGAGCCCTTGAGTTTGCCAACCACCAGGAGTGGCGGAGCTCGTTGACGTTGAACCACAAGAAGATGAGCCTCTAGACCACACGCAGGCATTAGCATTAAAGTCGCGGTAGTAGGCAGTGAAAGGAGCCTTGGACCAATCCGTTTTCACAAGCCCACCTCTTGTTGCCCATTGGTCTGCATTCCAGAGGCTCGAGTAAAGCTTCATGGGCTGGCTCTTGGGGAAGGGAACCCCAATGGACTCTTCGTTGTGGAATACTCTTATGGGGGTGTTATCCACCAAGAAactgcagagagagagagagagaaataccaaaaaatgttACTTAAATTAATGGTGTACtagaatattcaaattaatGGTGTACTAGAATATTCAAAATATTGGTTAAGAATCTTAGGACCGGGTGACGTCAAACCCTTTAATCATAActcactaattttatgttaGGTTTGTGACAGGTCTGCTGATTAAAAGTGTCAACTATAAATGTCACATGACAAGTTTGAATTATGTTTCCAAATTCACTAATTTTATGTGGAATTCATGTCGAGTTCACGGGTCAAGGTCAAAATTTGCAAGATGCACGGATTACATGATGTGAGAAGTAAATATCTTACATAATTAGCTGTGGATTCCATACAAAGGAATAGGTGTGGAAATCTTTTGTTGGGTCAAACCAGAGGTAGAATTGTTGCTCTCTCTCCCCTTTCCCTTGTGTATAGACGTTTGTGTGGACGATATAAGGCTGTCCACTCAAGTTCCCCAagaactcaaaatcaatctcgTCATGATTAGTCCCCTCTGAGGATAGCTGCAGAAATTAAAGAACAAACTTGGAGCTAGCAaattttctcttgtttctcAATATATGTCAAAAATGGAGATAAGAGATTTACATAGTAAGCCGTGACGGTGCCAGCAGAGTTACCAGAGACGAGCTTCAGCTGCATGTCGATCCTTCCAAACAGATATTCTCTTTTGGATTGGAAACCAGAGCCAGATATTTGGTCAAGTGAAAGTGTGAGAAGCTTCCCATTATCTAGAATCTTCCCACGATGATCCCCCCACAAGATGTCACAATCTCCATCAAAAGTGCCAGCAGAAGAAACCACAAAGGAGCTCACAAAGAGTGAAACCAAGAGCAATTCTGAAATCCTATGACAAATGTATGCTGCCATCTCTAGAGATCGAGAGAATTAATTGGAATATGGTGAGATTGTGTATTTGTGTTGGGAGGAGGAATTTATAGGtaatggagagagaaagagaggggtGTGCGTGGCGAAGGGCGTAGGATGCTTGAAGAAGTAGTGTACAATTATCAATAAATATACAGAGGGAATGGAGCTGGCAATTGGGTGTCTTTAGCTAATTAGAAAGCTGTGAATGAGTTTGGAGTATACAGGGATAGAACATTTAAAGTCCGTGAAATTGCCAttttgtctttaaaattgtgcgtttttaaaattaataaatatacaGAGAGAATGGAGCTGGCAGTTAAGTGTTTTTAGCTAATAAGAAAGTTGTGAATGAGTTTGGAGTATACGGGGATATAGCATTTAAAGGTCCGTCAAATTGCAGTtttatctttaaaattgtacattttttaaagaaaaaaatgtattttattgtGGATTGAAATctcttaaaatttcttttaaatttgagattctcaaattaataaatatcaGCCGTTTAtctcatctaagcgtctaaaataagctatatttcagcatttaatgagaaaGCTACCCTAAAGGAATTTAATAAgccatattttttcattaaatactaaaacatagcttattttagacgttaaagaatgaaagaaactgctcaaaatttataaatttgaaagtAGAGAATCTCAATCCTCTCATTCCTTGTGATTTG
Coding sequences within it:
- the LOC132170780 gene encoding xyloglucan endotransglucosylase protein 1-like gives rise to the protein MAAYICHRISELLLVSLFVSSFVVSSAGTFDGDCDILWGDHRGKILDNGKLLTLSLDQISGSGFQSKREYLFGRIDMQLKLVSGNSAGTVTAYYLSSEGTNHDEIDFEFLGNLSGQPYIVHTNVYTQGKGEREQQFYLWFDPTKDFHTYSFVWNPQLIIFLVDNTPIRVFHNEESIGVPFPKSQPMKLYSSLWNADQWATRGGLVKTDWSKAPFTAYYRDFNANACVWSRGSSSCGSTSTSSATPGGWQTQGLDANGRRRLRWVQKYFMIYNYCTDFKRFPQGRPRECRRAS